A window of the Lolium perenne isolate Kyuss_39 chromosome 7, Kyuss_2.0, whole genome shotgun sequence genome harbors these coding sequences:
- the LOC127316567 gene encoding uncharacterized protein, which produces MAAPSTVLSLDPTIQDPSQSYPDSVVFGVDTGRLETVQEENEGDSSHGSPPTEQRYASEVPEAEWYPKERLPNGVAKSADETGWIRRKRRGQIPDHRATSGERVTALETAFTGFAQRTTDAVVTAPGCCAELLPVVRGGEGEGGWL; this is translated from the exons ATGGCCGCCCCTTCAACTGTTTTGAG TTTAGATCCAACGATCCAAGATCCCAGCCAATCATACCCTGATTCGGTTGTTTTCGGGGTAGACACTGGGAGGCTCGAGACAGTACAGGAGGAGAACGAGGGCGATTCGTCTCATGGTAGTCCTCCAACTGAACAACGCTACGCATCTGAAGTACCAGAAGCCGAATGGTATCCAAAAGAGAGGCTTCCAAACGGCGTTGCAAAATCTGCAGATGAGACTGGGTGGATCCGTAG GAAGCGCAGAGGGCAGATCCCTGACCACCGGGCTACCAGCGGTGAAAGAGTGACGGCGCTGGAGACTGCTTTCACTGGTTTCGCTCAGAGAACAACAGATGCAGTAGTGACGGCGCCGGGGTGTTGTGCTGAGCTGCTTCCTGTTGTGAGAGGTGGTGAGGGAGAGGGTGGGTGGCTATGA